One Deltaproteobacteria bacterium DNA window includes the following coding sequences:
- a CDS encoding radical SAM protein: MTRRAGPSRRRGGPPKGSRSVLVSEIFLSIQGESTYVGLPCIFVRLAGCNLSCDWCDTTYAASGDGAARRLTVDEVMEEVGRFDCGLVEVTGGEPLMQDETRPLVTRLLAAGYHVLLETNGSLSLRGIEPEVVKIVDVKCPSSGQQGTFLMDNMEFIDADDEIKFVIADRADYEYARSLLPAFRERTRNVLFAPVKSKLEARKLADWILEDSLDVRLQLQIHTYIWSERR; this comes from the coding sequence TTGACGCGACGGGCGGGACCGTCCCGTCGCCGGGGAGGTCCGCCGAAAGGAAGCCGGTCCGTGCTCGTAAGCGAGATATTCCTGAGCATACAGGGGGAGAGCACCTACGTGGGGCTGCCCTGCATATTCGTGCGCCTTGCGGGCTGCAACCTGAGCTGCGACTGGTGCGACACGACCTATGCCGCCAGCGGCGACGGCGCCGCCAGGCGGCTCACCGTCGACGAGGTGATGGAGGAGGTCGGCAGGTTCGACTGCGGGCTCGTCGAGGTGACGGGCGGCGAGCCCCTCATGCAGGATGAGACGAGGCCGCTCGTGACGAGGCTTCTCGCCGCGGGCTACCATGTCCTCCTGGAGACCAACGGCTCGCTGAGCCTGCGCGGCATCGAGCCCGAGGTGGTGAAGATCGTGGACGTCAAGTGCCCTTCGAGCGGCCAGCAGGGGACCTTCCTCATGGATAACATGGAGTTCATAGACGCGGACGACGAGATCAAGTTCGTCATCGCCGACAGGGCCGACTACGAATACGCCCGCTCCCTCCTCCCCGCCTTCAGGGAGAGGACCCGCAACGTGCTCTTCGCGCCCGTAAAGTCGAAGCTCGAGGCGAGGAAGCTCGCCGACTGGATACTGGAGGATTCCCTCGACGTGAGGCTCCAGCTCCAGATACACACCTATATCTGGTCCGAGCGCCGCTGA